A genomic region of Bdellovibrionota bacterium contains the following coding sequences:
- a CDS encoding murein L,D-transpeptidase catalytic domain family protein codes for MSHIKFIKTLIMLSLAFSLTACSESYDGPIAERPVTDEGRNGEAPVTKTLFQKVLEKGVPEIPLRKAFDYFDANKNIIKNQKYMSIIDFSQHSGQKRFYLIDMSTGAVDKILTAHGRGSDPDHTGIPKKFSNVSSSNMTSLGFMLAAERYIGDHGVSLRLDGLESINSNARPRAIVIHGADYVDPSRPKMGRSLGCPAVENRLIVSLVKKIENGSLVYSYYTGL; via the coding sequence ATGTCACATATTAAATTTATAAAAACACTCATCATGTTAAGTCTTGCGTTTTCCCTAACTGCTTGTTCAGAAAGTTACGACGGCCCAATTGCAGAGCGTCCGGTAACCGATGAAGGAAGAAACGGAGAAGCGCCAGTAACAAAAACCTTATTCCAAAAAGTTTTAGAAAAAGGAGTTCCTGAAATTCCTTTAAGAAAAGCTTTTGATTATTTCGATGCCAATAAGAATATAATCAAAAATCAAAAATACATGTCTATCATTGATTTCTCTCAGCACTCGGGGCAAAAGAGATTTTATCTTATTGATATGTCAACCGGTGCCGTGGATAAAATTCTTACTGCTCACGGAAGAGGATCAGATCCTGATCACACCGGAATACCAAAGAAATTTTCTAATGTTTCGAGCTCTAATATGACATCACTGGGTTTCATGTTAGCTGCCGAGAGGTACATAGGAGATCATGGGGTCTCGCTAAGACTTGACGGACTAGAGAGCATCAACTCCAACGCAAGACCCAGAGCTATCGTAATACACGGTGCAGACTACGTAGACCCAAGTCGCCCTAAAATGGGCAGAAGCTTAGGTTGCCCTGCCGTAGAAAACAGATTGATTGTTTCTCTTGTTAAGAAAATCGAAAATGGCAGTTTGGTTTATTCTTATTACACGGGATTATGA
- a CDS encoding AMP-dependent synthetase/ligase — MSNTICHHLLNIKNRKNVAVEFIKKRKWQTVSWSQYYDQIEKLAGGLRVLGVVPKQKIVIISNTRLEWALADLAVLGLGGVVVPIYQSSIADEIAFILKDCGAETVIFESEELYKRFEKIKSQVSTIKNMVGMTFSNKDVKHWDDVMVDGAKYKKEQPNFFQQACLNTDLNDLATIVYTSGTTGFPKGVCLHHEQVMSEISEVFKVIDINTTDKSLTFLPFAHIFGRVEHWAHAYMGFTMAYAESVEKVRDNLIHAKPTFLLAVPRIFEKIYTSMQTQAESSPLKSKIFKWALQVGYKMSENRINKKIPPLSLVLEYQAAKRLVFDKLMKKLGGRLRFAVSGGAPLSSEISKFFHASNLLILEGYGLTETTAAVFLNTPYEYRFGSVGKPIGEVQVKIASDGEVCVKSKKVMHSYYNNEVATKEVFDNDGYFKTGDIGELDSEGFLKITDRKKDLIKTAGGKYVAPQKIENLLKLDRNISNVLIHGDQKKYIVSLITLNADTMKSFAQDNQIDYKDISELSKHPRVKDLIRNAVAQANSQLASYETIKNFAILPNDFTVENGELTPSLKVKRKVLDKKYESQIKALYGGDEAGA; from the coding sequence ATGAGTAATACAATCTGTCATCATTTATTAAATATTAAAAATCGTAAAAACGTTGCCGTTGAATTTATTAAAAAAAGAAAATGGCAAACCGTTTCTTGGTCTCAATACTATGATCAAATCGAAAAACTTGCGGGCGGCCTTAGAGTTTTAGGTGTAGTTCCTAAACAAAAGATCGTTATCATCTCCAATACACGTTTGGAGTGGGCTTTGGCGGATCTGGCTGTTCTTGGATTGGGCGGCGTAGTGGTTCCGATTTATCAAAGTAGCATCGCAGATGAAATCGCATTCATCCTAAAAGACTGTGGCGCTGAAACTGTGATCTTTGAATCTGAAGAGCTCTACAAGAGATTTGAAAAGATCAAGAGCCAAGTATCGACCATCAAAAACATGGTAGGCATGACGTTCTCAAACAAAGACGTAAAGCACTGGGATGACGTCATGGTCGATGGTGCAAAATATAAAAAAGAGCAACCTAATTTTTTTCAACAGGCTTGCCTTAATACAGACCTAAATGATCTTGCGACAATTGTTTATACTTCAGGAACTACGGGTTTTCCAAAAGGTGTATGCCTTCATCACGAACAAGTAATGAGCGAAATCTCTGAAGTGTTCAAAGTGATCGATATCAATACGACTGATAAATCCCTTACGTTCTTACCTTTTGCGCATATTTTTGGAAGGGTAGAACATTGGGCTCATGCTTATATGGGTTTCACCATGGCTTATGCAGAGAGCGTGGAGAAGGTGCGTGATAATCTTATCCATGCAAAACCGACATTCTTACTTGCGGTCCCTAGAATTTTTGAAAAAATTTATACTTCAATGCAAACTCAAGCCGAATCAAGTCCTCTCAAAAGCAAAATATTTAAATGGGCTTTGCAAGTAGGCTACAAAATGAGTGAAAATCGCATCAACAAAAAGATTCCACCTTTGTCTCTTGTGCTTGAGTATCAAGCGGCCAAGAGATTGGTTTTTGATAAATTGATGAAGAAATTGGGCGGAAGATTGAGATTTGCTGTTTCCGGCGGAGCTCCTCTCAGTTCAGAAATTTCTAAATTCTTCCACGCTTCAAACTTATTGATCCTTGAAGGTTATGGTCTTACAGAGACAACGGCGGCGGTATTTTTAAATACACCTTATGAATATAGATTTGGAAGTGTGGGAAAACCCATCGGCGAAGTTCAAGTGAAGATCGCATCCGATGGAGAAGTTTGTGTGAAGAGCAAAAAAGTAATGCACTCTTACTACAACAACGAAGTAGCTACGAAAGAAGTTTTCGATAATGATGGTTATTTTAAAACTGGTGACATTGGAGAATTGGATTCAGAAGGTTTTTTAAAAATCACAGATCGTAAGAAAGACCTTATCAAAACAGCAGGGGGCAAATATGTGGCTCCGCAAAAAATAGAGAACTTGCTAAAGTTGGACAGAAATATCTCAAATGTTCTAATTCACGGAGATCAAAAGAAGTACATCGTATCTCTGATCACTTTGAATGCAGACACAATGAAGTCTTTTGCCCAAGATAACCAAATTGATTACAAAGATATCAGTGAGCTTTCTAAGCACCCTAGAGTAAAAGATTTAATTAGAAATGCAGTTGCGCAAGCGAATTCACAGCTTGCAAGCTATGAGACGATTAAGAACTTTGCGATATTACCAAATGACTTTACCGTTGAGAACGGGGAGTTGACTCCATCTCTCAAGGTCAAAAGAAAAGTTTTAGATAAAAAGTACGAATCACAAATTAAAGCACTGTATGGTGGTGATGAAGCCGGGGCTTAA
- a CDS encoding NAD(+)/NADH kinase — MASKKKVLIVYRPHKAEPWKAAKELAAWLKDKKAEVFTHNDQKLIPGTKSVNKVNLSKMHFVVVLGGDGTYLRAVRLLEKTQLPIIGVNLGSLGFLTEVTVEEMYQVVQKALQGKIDLKPRTMLDIAVKKNKRTIHLTALNDIVIERGPFSRLISLAVYSDDSLITELKADGLIISTPTGSTAYNLAAGGPILHPHVKAIVITPICPHSLNDRPITVPDDHTLSLKITAIESKALFSVDGQKIEGIDMNDRIVINKAKTTHLKLNIANNNYFDVLRKKLNYGQRD, encoded by the coding sequence ATGGCATCAAAGAAAAAAGTCTTAATTGTTTATCGTCCGCACAAGGCAGAACCGTGGAAGGCAGCTAAAGAATTGGCGGCTTGGTTAAAAGATAAAAAAGCTGAAGTCTTCACTCATAATGATCAAAAATTAATTCCTGGAACAAAATCAGTTAACAAAGTGAATTTAAGTAAAATGCATTTTGTGGTAGTCCTCGGCGGAGACGGAACTTACCTCAGAGCTGTTAGACTCCTCGAGAAAACTCAGCTCCCAATCATCGGAGTAAACTTAGGATCTCTCGGCTTTCTTACTGAAGTGACCGTGGAAGAAATGTACCAAGTTGTACAGAAAGCCCTTCAAGGAAAAATCGATTTAAAACCTAGAACAATGCTAGATATCGCGGTTAAGAAAAATAAAAGAACAATTCATTTAACAGCTCTCAACGATATCGTAATTGAAAGAGGCCCTTTCAGCCGTTTGATTTCGCTGGCGGTTTACTCTGACGATTCACTCATCACAGAATTAAAAGCCGATGGTCTAATCATCAGCACCCCAACAGGATCGACAGCCTACAATCTCGCTGCAGGTGGGCCCATCCTGCATCCGCACGTGAAAGCCATCGTGATCACTCCAATCTGTCCTCACAGTTTGAATGACAGACCCATAACCGTCCCTGATGATCACACCCTTAGTTTAAAAATTACAGCCATTGAATCCAAAGCTCTTTTCAGTGTGGATGGTCAAAAGATCGAAGGCATCGACATGAACGATAGAATTGTAATCAACAAGGCAAAAACAACTCACTTGAAGTTGAATATCGCAAACAATAATTACTTTGATGTTTTAAGAAAAAAACTTAACTACGGCCAAAGAGATTAG